GGAAGCGCGTTACATGCACCTATTCTCAGGCGACATCGAGTCATACGAGGTTCCCGCAGCAGCACCCCCGACTCAAGCGGTTTCGGATGATCGACTGGTCCATTTGGAGGGCGAGGTCTCCACGCTTCGCCAGGAAGTGGCGGAACTGAGACAGCAAATTGCCGAGATGAAGAAGGTTTTCGAGTAATTGCGCAAATGTAATACTTTTGTCTTGTCACCGATAACTACTTGATCATCTTCGTAGTATCGGATCGTGACAACATCGCCATCTTTCCCCGTTCATCCCAAAGGCACGAAAGCACGTATTCTTCTTACCTCCGTTTTTGGTCCCTACGCTCGCGACGATGAGTATGGCAGCCGCTTCATTAATCCGATGGAGCTCTACCACAACCAGGTGACGCGCGCGCAGGGCAGCTTCTCGTTGCGTATGTTCCACCGCTCGTGGGGCATCATGATGATCCAGCGCAACATCTCCGCGCCCTGCACGGTGCTGGACTTCCCTACCCTGGAAAAGTTCGAGTGCGAGTTGCTCGAAAATCACTACGACGTGGTTGGTATCTCTTCCATCATCGCGAACGTCGGAAAAGTTCGCGAGATGTGTAAGCGCGTGCGGAAGATTGCGCCGAAGGCCACGATCATAGTTGGCGGACACGTGGCGGCGATCCCCGGACTCAGCCACATGATCGACGCCGACCACATCGTGAGAGGCGAGGGCATTTCCTGGATGCGCCGTTATCTCGGCGAGGACGAGACCGCGCCGGTGCAGCATCCTGCCATAGTTTCGGGATTCAAGATGCGCGTGATGGGGATTCCAATTCCCGAACGGCGCGGCCAGACAGCGGCAACGATTATTCCTTCTGTCGGATGTCCGATGGGCTGCAATTTCTGCACCACGTCGGCGTTTTTCGGCGGCAAGGGTAAAGCCGTTCACTTCATGAAAACCGGCGAGCGGTTGTTCGAAGTAATGGAGGACATGGAGCGGAAACTCGGCGTGAGTTCGTTCTTCATGATGGACGAGAACTTTCTGCTGAACCGTCCGCGCGCGATGGAACTGCTCGACCGCATGCGTAAGGGCAATAAAGCGTGGGCGTTATATGTGTTCTCGTCGATGAACGCCATCAGGCAGTACACGATTACGGAGCTTGTTGAGCTTGGGATTTCGTGGGTATGGATGGGTCTGGAGTCCCCGAATTCTAAATATGAAAAGCTAAAAGACGCGGACACCATCAAGACAGTGAAGGAACTGCGTGCGCACGGAATCAAGCTGCTGGGGTCGACGATCGTCGGCCTGGAGCATCACACGCCGGAGAACATCCGACAGGAAGTGGAGTACGCCGTGAGCCACGGGACGGACTTCCACCAGTTCATGCTCTACACGCCGGTTCCGGGGACGCCGCTGTTCAAACAGATGTCCGACGAAGGGCGAATGCTAGACGGCGTGGACTTGGCCGATATCCACGGACAATTCAAGTTCAACTTCAAACATTCGGCGATCTCGCGCGAGCAGTCGAAGAACTTCCTCGACTGGGCGTTCAAGTACGACTTCGACACAAATGGACCAAGCGTGTACCGCATTTCGCGAACCATGCTCGAAGGATGGAAGCGGCACAAGAACGATCCGGACAAGCGCGTCAGGGCACGGTTTGAAGACGAAGTCGCGAACCTACGGACAACCTACAACGCGGCGCTGTGGGCGATGGAGAAGCGGTTGAAGAACGTGAATTCGGCGGTCAGCCAGAAGATTCGTGACCTCCGCAAGGAAGTGGAGGGTGAATTCGGATTCATGTCGCGGCTGACACGGGCGGTGGTAGGCCCGGTGCTGTTGATCTCGTCAAAGCTGGAAGACCGGCGATTGGCGAAGGGCCGCACGTACGAGCCCCCCACGTTCATCGAGCGGCATCACTGGACGACGGTCTAGAATCAATCGTTCGACACTTCATCCAGTACTTCACCTTTGGGTGATAGTAACTTGATGTGCATCGCTATCTGACCGTTCGCATGCGTTGAGCAACTGAGGCACGGGTCGTAGGCTCTCACCACTGCCGAGACCCGGTTCAGCATGCCTTCCTCGATCTTGTCACCTTTCACGAAGTGCTCCGCGACCTGGTGGACGCTCTTCCCTATCGCCAGGTTGTTGTGTCCGGTGGCAACGATCAGGTTCGCCCAGGTGATCACCCCCTCATCGTTCACCTTATAGTGATGGATGAGCGTTCCCCGTGGAGCCTCGATCATCCCGACACCCTCCGGTGCATTCACGCCGCCAGTCGCACGTACATGCGGATCGAGAATCACCGGATCATTCAAGAGCAGTTCGATTTTTTCCAGGGCGTAGATAATCTCGATCAACCGCGCATAGTGGTAGAGGAACGCGCTATGGACAGGCGAGCCAAAGCGCTGGCGGAACGTCAGCAGTTCGGCATCTGCCTTTGGTGTACCGCAGCGCTCAACCACATTCAAGCGTCCCAGCGGACCCACCCGGTAAATGCCCTTCGGGAACCCACGCGGCTTGAAATATGGCGCCTTCAGATACGACTCTCGCAGACTCGCCTCGCCGATCCACGTCGCATAATCCTCAGCCGGAATCTGGTCATGTGATACTTCTCCCGTCTCACTGCGAAAACGAAGAGCGCCGTCATACAACTCAAGGTTCCCATAAGGATTGACCAACCCGGCGTACATCGTCGGTGTCGAGCCGAAGAACTCTACTTCTTCCTGGTAGTCACTCACCACCGCCTGGAAAAGCTTCAACGCCCGGTCGACGATCGCCTTCATGTTGGGTACGTCAAAGAACAAACGGTCGCGGACCTGTTGCGATAGCGGGCTGGCGACTCCCCCTGGCACAATCCACGATGGGTGTACTCGCTCACCAGCCAGGCTTTCGATGATGTGCAGCCCGAATTTGCGCAGTTCAATTCCATCTCGCGCGAGGTCCGGATGATTTGCCACAACCCCTAGCACATTTCTTGTGGCTGGGTCGGAATCCATACCAAGCAGGAAATCAGGCGCTGCAAGATAGAAAAAACTGAGCGCATGTGACTGAACGAACTGCGCGCAGTGGACCAGTTCGCGTAGCTTTCGCGCTGCTGGCGGAATACGGAGCGCCATGATCGAGTCGCACGCCTTCGAGGACGCGAGCGCATGGCTTATTGGGCAAATTCCACAAATGCGCGAAGTAATGCCCGGCATCTCGTAAAACGGACGGCCCTCGGTGAACTTCTCAAAACCCCGCACCTGCGTCACGCTGAACTCCGTTCCCGCGACGGCTCCCTTCTCATCGAGTTGAATAGCCACTTTCGCGTGGCCTTCGATCCGGCTGACGGGTTCAATGACGATTCGTTTCGTAGCCATGTGCTTTCCTTATCCGAACTTCACCACAAGGTTGGGGTCTGGTTTGCCGCTTTCAAGGAGGTCCGTCAAAAGCGACGAAATGGATTTCGCGGGCGGAGGGCATCCCGGCAATGTGAGGTCCACCTTCACGTATTCCCGCAACGGACGTGCCTGCTTCAGCAACGCCGGCACCTTTTCACCCGGGATCACATGATTTTCCTGAGTGTTCTCCACATAAATGCTGTGCAGCATCTTGTTCACCGGCAGCGAATTACGCATGGCCGGGACATTGCCGGCGACCGCACAGTCGCCCAACGAGATCAGCACCTTCGTGTGTTGCCGGATCTTCTGGATCTTGTTGAGGTCGTCCTGCGAACTAATCGCACCTTCCACCAGGGTTACATCCACTTCCTCGGGAAACTCCTGCGCATCGACCAGCGGCCCGTAGACGATATCGATCTTGCGCGCCAGCGGGATGATTGCGGCGTCCATATCCAGAAGCGACATGTGGCAGCCGGAACAGCCGTCGAGCCAGACTGTGGCAACCTTCACCTTCTTCATGCGATTACCGCCTTTCTACGGCGCACCAGCTGATCCAGATTGTCCGTACGCTTCACCATCTCCTCTACGGCTTTATGTTTCTCGGACAGTGCGCCCGTCGGGCACGCCTGCACGCACTTGCCGCAGTTTGTACAGGTGTGTGCGTCACCCCACTTGCTGTTCAGCTCGCTGACGATACGTGCATTGATGCCGCGTGAGTTCATCTCCCAAACGTGGGCGCCCTCGAGTTCCGCACAAACGCGCACGCACCGGGTACACAGGATGCAACGGTTGTGATCGAGTACAAATCTCGGGTGCGACGCGTCCAGTGACAGTTTCGGGTAGTTGTACGCAAACCGGACAGTCGCGACGCCCATCGAAGTCGCCATGGCCTGCAATTCGCAATGCCCATTCGAAACACACACTGAGCAGATGTGGTTTCTCTCCACCAGCAGAAGTTCGATCGCGATACGCCGGTACCGGGCCAGTTTCGGCGAGTTCGTCGTCACGGACATTCCGTCCTGGATCGGCGTGGTACATGCGGGTAACAGCCGGTCGATTCCCGAAACCTCCACAATGCACAAGCGGCACGCTCCAACCGGCGTGATGCCATCGAGGTCGCAGAGCGTCGGAATGTATTTCCCTTCGGCCTTCGCTGCCTGAAGGATCGTCTGACCTTCATCGGCGCTGATCAATTCGCCGTCGATTCGGATGGATACTTTTTTCTTGGCCAAGTTGCGCTCCTTTAACTCGCTGGGACCACTTCCACGTCACATCTCAGGCATCGGCACGCTTCCTCGAGCGCCTCTTCCTGGGTAATGCACCGCACCACTTCCTGCTCCGAGGTGGCGCGCGCTGGGGCAGCGGTGTGATGTCCTGAATGACGATGTGCCTGGCTGGGCTCTTCGGGCGGCAGCATGCTGTACTCCACATTCGGAAACAACTCGCTCCAGCGGGAGGTTTCCATCAATTGAGTATCGATATTCCGCGCTGCCAGCTTGCCGTAAGCCATGGCGTTCGAAACGTTTGACGCTCCGGTAATTACGTCACCGCCCGCATAGAAGCGCGGACGGCTTGTCTCGAGGGTGAACCGGTTCACCTCAATCGTTCCTGACTCCTTCAGGCTCAGTCCTGACGCCCGCGCAAAATCAAGATCAACTGTCTCGCCCACGGCATAGATCACAGAGTCGCAGTCGTAGCGTTGAATCTCATTGGTATTGATCGGCTTGCGGCGGCCGGATGAATCGTATTCACCGAGCCGTGTCTTCACGATCTCGATACTCTTGATATTCCCCTTCTGGTCGCCAAGAACGCGGTGCGGCGCCGCCAGGAAGACAAACTTTACGCCTTCCTCCCTCGCCGCCCGTGTCTCTTCTTCGATGGCCGGCATGTCTTTGCGTTCGCGGCGGTAGAAGACGGTCACGTCGGCGCCGCGACGCAGCGCCGTACGTGCCGAGTCGATCGCAGCGTTGCCGCCGCCGATGACGGCGACCTTCTTGCCGATCGACACCTCGTCACCTTTCGCTACTGCTTCAAGGAAATTAAGCGCGGGATACACGCCCTTCAATTCCGTCCCCGGCTGGTATACCCACGACTCCTTCCACGTGCCGATCGAGATGAAAACGGCGTCGTACCGGTCGTCGAGGTCGTTCAGCGGAACGTCGAAACCTACGCGCGTGTTGAAGACAAACTTCACCCCGAGATGCTCGATAAGTTCGATCTCCCGCTTCAGCACCTCTTTTGGCAGACGGTACTGAGGCAAGGCGAACCTAAGCATTCCACCTGCTTCAGGCATTGAGTCGTAAATCGTAACGTCGTGTCCGAGCAGCGCCAGGTAGAACGCCGCTGTCAATCCGGCCGGACCGGCACCTGCAACTGCAATTTTGCGTCCGGTCGAGGGCAGCTTCCGCGCCGCGATCCGCGCAAACGCCTTCTTATAGTCGTCGCTCAAGAGGATGGAATCGGCAATGAACCGATGCACCTCTCGCATGTTCACTGATTCATCCAGCATCTGGCGCCGGCAGCGACTGTCGCACGGATGCTGGCACACGCGCCCGGTAGATGCCGGCAACGGGTTGTCCAGAAGAACGGCCTCAAACGCATCTTCGAGGCGGTTCTCTTTATAAAGTTGCAGAAAACGCGGAATGTTCATGTGCAGCGGACAACTGTTCTCGCACGGCGAAAGCGCAAGCTCTTCGCATACACCCGCGGCGCAGCGACGAGAAACAATGTGGTCCTCAAATTCCGCCCGGAAGTGCCGCAGGGTCGTCAGCACAGGATTGGGCGCCGTTTGACCTAATCCACACAGCGAACAATCGCGGATGTAACGGCTGAGTTCGTCGAGCAAATCTATATGCCGCGGTGCGCCTCCTCCCTCCGTGATCTGGTTCAGGATGCGCAAGCACTTATTCAGTCCCACCCGGCAAGGAATGCATTTACCGCACGATTCCGAGTGCGTGAACTCGATGAAGTAACGGGCGACATCAACCATGCAGTTGTCTTCGTCCATCACCACCATGCCGCCCGACCCCATGATCGAACCCAGAGCGCCGAGCGACTCGTAGTCCACCGCCGTGTCAAACATGTCGTGGGGGATACATCCGCCTGACGGTCCGCCAGTCTGAATCGCCTTTACCTGCTTTCCGTTCGGGCCGCCCTCGCCAATGTCGTACACAAACGTCTTAAGCGGAGTGCCCAGGGGCATCTCCACGAGCCCGGTGTTCTGAACCTTTCCGACGAGCGAAAACACCTTGGTGCCTGCGCTACGGGGGCTCCCCGTCTCCGTAAACCACGCCGGACCCTTCATGACGATCGGCGCAATGTTGTACCAGGTTTCAACGTTATTAATGTTCGTAGGGCGTCCCCACAGGCCCTTTTGTGCTGGAAACGGCGGACGCGGACGCGGCCTGCCCGCCTGCCCCTCGAGAGATGCGATCAGTGCGGTTTCTTCACCACACACAAACGCGCCTGCGCCTTCCACCAGTTCGATGTCGAACTTGAACCCACGCCCAAGGATGTTCTCACCAAGCATTCCGTACTCGCGGGCCTGCTCGATCGCGCGATTCAGGCGGTGAACCGCAAGTGGATACTCCGCGCGAACGTAAATGATTCCCTGCGTCGCGCCCATCACGTAGCTGCCGATGATCATGCCTTCCAGCAACGCATGTGGATCACTCTCGATTTCGTTCCGGTTCATGTACGCGCCCGGATCGCCCTCGTCGGCATTGCAGATGATGTACTTGTGATCCGCTACTGCCTTCGCAAGAAACTCCCACTTGTTACCGGTGAGGAATCCTGCCCCGCCGCGGCCGCGCAACTTCGACGCCTTCAGTTGTTCGATCACCATCTCCGGCTTGGCTTCAATCAGCACTTTGTAGAGTGCCTGGTAACCACCGATCGCAATGTACTCTTCAATATCGTCCGGATTGATGAATCCGCAGTTCCGCAGAACGATCTTCTTCTGGCCTTTGAAGAACGGCACGTCGAACCAGTTCGGCACCTCGGGATAGCCATGCCCGTAGCGGATGATTGATGTGATGTGCTCCCATTCTTCGATCTTGCAGTAGATCAGGTCGGGAGACACCAGCCCTGTAGAAAGATCGTGCAGGATTCGCGGGACGTCGTTGGGCTGCACCCTGCGTAGAACCAGCACTGGCTGTCCGGGCATGCGGATGGTAACCAGCGGTTCCTGGAAGCACGGACCAAAGCAGCCCACTCCGGCCAGGATGATGTCGGCTCCGCTGCGCTCGATTTCCTCAGTAAACGCATGATAGACACCTTCCGCTCCATTGCCCCGGCCGCAGGTTCCCATCCCCACCGTGATACGCGGCATCGCCGGCACCAGTCGTGCCATTCCCATTTCCCGCACTTCGTTGAAAACGCCAATGTCTTGAATGCGGCCCATCAGTCATTCTCCCGCTCTATGTTCTCGATCTCGCGCTGTAGAGTCCGTTCATTCATGTGTCCGCAGATGCGGTGATTAATCTCGACCACCGGTGCCAGCGCGCACTGGCCAAAGCACGCCACGGTTCGCACTGTGAACTTCTTGTCCGCCGTGGTCATCAGCATCTTGTCGCCTTCCGTGGAATCGCTTGTATTCTCGAGTCCCAGCCCCAGTTCAAGCCTTACGCTCTGCAGCAGGTTTCTTGACCCACGCGTGTGACACGCCGTGCCGCGGCATATGCAAATCGAGTTCTCGCCCTGCGGTTGCAGGTTAAACAGCGCGTAGAACGTCACCACGCTATATATGTGCGAGAGTGGAATGTCGGTCTTGTAGGCGATGTAGCGCAGCGTTTCCATTGGAAGATACTTGTGCGGGTTGTGTTCCTGCACCGCTTCGAGTATCCCCAACAGTGCTCCAGGGCGACTGCCTTTATTGGCAATGACCTCATCAATGAATGCCTGCTCTTTCAGATTTCGGCGCTCTTGCACCACGGTAGGCATAGCTGTCCTTTCAAGCTTTGTCGGCAATAGGGGCTCATCGTGACCCGGGAGGCGGGGTGACCGGGCCTGGTCCTTCATGCAAGCGGACGTGATACTGGTGTGTTCTTACGTCCGCCGCGAATCCTGCGTAACGGATTTACGTGCGCTCTCCTGTCCAAAGGCACACGCATGGTCGCAGTCTTCAGATCGGTCGCTCCGAGGGCTGAATGTGGAGCGCCACTGCGCCTAAATGTTCAGCATCAGCATCGAACCAAACATGGCCCCTCGCAGTGATGGGAGTCACGTGGAGGCGTGCGACAGAACGCCAGAACCCGCTTTCCCTACGGCACGAAAGCCCCCGGCTGTCCTACGTCACCTCGCATCCTTATAATGTTCGGCAGCGAAGTGTGGGTCAGGGCAGTGGGTCCCGTCACGAAAGGTCAAACTTGAAGCTGCTCCAGAACTACGTGGATGGTCGGTTTGTGTCCGCAAACTCCACCTTCCCCGACATCAATCCTGCCGACGGCACCACCATCGCCGAGGTCTCTGAGGCCACTCCGGAGCTCGTCGACGAGGCCGTTCAGTCGGCTCATCGCGCAGTCGATCACGAATGGGGAAAGTCCAAGGTTCGCGAGCGCGCCGCCATGCTCTACAGAATTGCGGACGCTATCGACTCCCGTTTCGACGACTTTGTTCAAGCCGAGGTCGCCGATACCGGCAAACCCATTTCGCTTGCCTCCAAGCTCGACATCCCACGCGGCGCAGCAAACTTTCGCGTATTTGCCGATATGATCAAGACCGCCGCTCTTGAAGCCTTTGAAACCGAAACTCCCGACGGCCGTACCGCCCTCAATTACGCCGTCCGAAAGCCGATGGGTGTTGTTGGCATCATAACTCCGTGGAACCTTCCTCTTCTCCTTTTGACTTGGAAGGTCGCACCCGCGCTCGCGTGCGGAAACGCCGTAGTAGTCAAACCGTCGGAAGAGACTCCCGCCAGCGCCACCCTGCTTGCTGAAGTCATGCAGCAGGCCGGAGTCCCCAACGGCGCCTTCAACCTCGTCCACGGATTCGGTCCCAACTCTGCCGGTGAAGCTCTCGTACGCCATCCCGACGTGGACGCCATCACCTTCACCGGCGAATCGCGTACGGGCGCCGAAATCATGCGGGCCTGCGCACCACACGTGCGTCCGGTCTCGTTCGAACTCGGCGGCAAGAACGCAGCTATCGTCTTCGCCGATTGCGATCTAGACGAAACCATAGCGGGTCTGGCTGAAGCGGTTTTCACCAACACCGGACAAGTCTGCCTCTGTGCCGAGCGTGTTTACGTGCAGCGCTCGATCTTCGATGAATTTGTATCCGCGCTGAAGAAGAAAGCCGAAAGCCTGAACGTCGGATGGCCTACCGACCCTGCTACGAACTTCGGCCCGCTCATTTCGGCTTTACACCGTGA
This Terriglobales bacterium DNA region includes the following protein-coding sequences:
- a CDS encoding 2-hydroxymuconic semialdehyde dehydrogenase; protein product: MKLLQNYVDGRFVSANSTFPDINPADGTTIAEVSEATPELVDEAVQSAHRAVDHEWGKSKVRERAAMLYRIADAIDSRFDDFVQAEVADTGKPISLASKLDIPRGAANFRVFADMIKTAALEAFETETPDGRTALNYAVRKPMGVVGIITPWNLPLLLLTWKVAPALACGNAVVVKPSEETPASATLLAEVMQQAGVPNGAFNLVHGFGPNSAGEALVRHPDVDAITFTGESRTGAEIMRACAPHVRPVSFELGGKNAAIVFADCDLDETIAGLAEAVFTNTGQVCLCAERVYVQRSIFDEFVSALKKKAESLNVGWPTDPATNFGPLISALHRDKVLSYYRLAREEGATVVTGGDAPHFADARANGFYVQPTIFTGLNECARCVTEEIFGPVCSITFFDSEEEAIALANNTKYGLAASIWTQNLKRAHRVARQMNVGITWVNCWFLRDLRTPFGGVGLSGIGREGGIHSLNFYSELNNICIRT
- a CDS encoding NAD(P)H-dependent oxidoreductase subunit E, translated to MPTVVQERRNLKEQAFIDEVIANKGSRPGALLGILEAVQEHNPHKYLPMETLRYIAYKTDIPLSHIYSVVTFYALFNLQPQGENSICICRGTACHTRGSRNLLQSVRLELGLGLENTSDSTEGDKMLMTTADKKFTVRTVACFGQCALAPVVEINHRICGHMNERTLQREIENIEREND
- a CDS encoding Ni/Fe hydrogenase subunit alpha; amino-acid sequence: MATKRIVIEPVSRIEGHAKVAIQLDEKGAVAGTEFSVTQVRGFEKFTEGRPFYEMPGITSRICGICPISHALASSKACDSIMALRIPPAARKLRELVHCAQFVQSHALSFFYLAAPDFLLGMDSDPATRNVLGVVANHPDLARDGIELRKFGLHIIESLAGERVHPSWIVPGGVASPLSQQVRDRLFFDVPNMKAIVDRALKLFQAVVSDYQEEVEFFGSTPTMYAGLVNPYGNLELYDGALRFRSETGEVSHDQIPAEDYATWIGEASLRESYLKAPYFKPRGFPKGIYRVGPLGRLNVVERCGTPKADAELLTFRQRFGSPVHSAFLYHYARLIEIIYALEKIELLLNDPVILDPHVRATGGVNAPEGVGMIEAPRGTLIHHYKVNDEGVITWANLIVATGHNNLAIGKSVHQVAEHFVKGDKIEEGMLNRVSAVVRAYDPCLSCSTHANGQIAMHIKLLSPKGEVLDEVSND
- the hoxU gene encoding bidirectional hydrogenase complex protein HoxU encodes the protein MAKKKVSIRIDGELISADEGQTILQAAKAEGKYIPTLCDLDGITPVGACRLCIVEVSGIDRLLPACTTPIQDGMSVTTNSPKLARYRRIAIELLLVERNHICSVCVSNGHCELQAMATSMGVATVRFAYNYPKLSLDASHPRFVLDHNRCILCTRCVRVCAELEGAHVWEMNSRGINARIVSELNSKWGDAHTCTNCGKCVQACPTGALSEKHKAVEEMVKRTDNLDQLVRRRKAVIA
- a CDS encoding FAD-dependent oxidoreductase; this encodes MGRIQDIGVFNEVREMGMARLVPAMPRITVGMGTCGRGNGAEGVYHAFTEEIERSGADIILAGVGCFGPCFQEPLVTIRMPGQPVLVLRRVQPNDVPRILHDLSTGLVSPDLIYCKIEEWEHITSIIRYGHGYPEVPNWFDVPFFKGQKKIVLRNCGFINPDDIEEYIAIGGYQALYKVLIEAKPEMVIEQLKASKLRGRGGAGFLTGNKWEFLAKAVADHKYIICNADEGDPGAYMNRNEIESDPHALLEGMIIGSYVMGATQGIIYVRAEYPLAVHRLNRAIEQAREYGMLGENILGRGFKFDIELVEGAGAFVCGEETALIASLEGQAGRPRPRPPFPAQKGLWGRPTNINNVETWYNIAPIVMKGPAWFTETGSPRSAGTKVFSLVGKVQNTGLVEMPLGTPLKTFVYDIGEGGPNGKQVKAIQTGGPSGGCIPHDMFDTAVDYESLGALGSIMGSGGMVVMDEDNCMVDVARYFIEFTHSESCGKCIPCRVGLNKCLRILNQITEGGGAPRHIDLLDELSRYIRDCSLCGLGQTAPNPVLTTLRHFRAEFEDHIVSRRCAAGVCEELALSPCENSCPLHMNIPRFLQLYKENRLEDAFEAVLLDNPLPASTGRVCQHPCDSRCRRQMLDESVNMREVHRFIADSILLSDDYKKAFARIAARKLPSTGRKIAVAGAGPAGLTAAFYLALLGHDVTIYDSMPEAGGMLRFALPQYRLPKEVLKREIELIEHLGVKFVFNTRVGFDVPLNDLDDRYDAVFISIGTWKESWVYQPGTELKGVYPALNFLEAVAKGDEVSIGKKVAVIGGGNAAIDSARTALRRGADVTVFYRRERKDMPAIEEETRAAREEGVKFVFLAAPHRVLGDQKGNIKSIEIVKTRLGEYDSSGRRKPINTNEIQRYDCDSVIYAVGETVDLDFARASGLSLKESGTIEVNRFTLETSRPRFYAGGDVITGASNVSNAMAYGKLAARNIDTQLMETSRWSELFPNVEYSMLPPEEPSQAHRHSGHHTAAPARATSEQEVVRCITQEEALEEACRCLRCDVEVVPAS
- a CDS encoding B12-binding domain-containing radical SAM protein — translated: MTTSPSFPVHPKGTKARILLTSVFGPYARDDEYGSRFINPMELYHNQVTRAQGSFSLRMFHRSWGIMMIQRNISAPCTVLDFPTLEKFECELLENHYDVVGISSIIANVGKVREMCKRVRKIAPKATIIVGGHVAAIPGLSHMIDADHIVRGEGISWMRRYLGEDETAPVQHPAIVSGFKMRVMGIPIPERRGQTAATIIPSVGCPMGCNFCTTSAFFGGKGKAVHFMKTGERLFEVMEDMERKLGVSSFFMMDENFLLNRPRAMELLDRMRKGNKAWALYVFSSMNAIRQYTITELVELGISWVWMGLESPNSKYEKLKDADTIKTVKELRAHGIKLLGSTIVGLEHHTPENIRQEVEYAVSHGTDFHQFMLYTPVPGTPLFKQMSDEGRMLDGVDLADIHGQFKFNFKHSAISREQSKNFLDWAFKYDFDTNGPSVYRISRTMLEGWKRHKNDPDKRVRARFEDEVANLRTTYNAALWAMEKRLKNVNSAVSQKIRDLRKEVEGEFGFMSRLTRAVVGPVLLISSKLEDRRLAKGRTYEPPTFIERHHWTTV